Within Pseudomonas sp. LBUM920, the genomic segment GGTTCAGTGCCTGGCTCTTCACCTGTTCGAAGACGTCGGTGCCGGAGCGCGCGCCGTTGGGTTTGGCCTGGCCATAGATCGGTTTATAGATGTCGATGGGGTAGAGGCTGCCGGCAATCGCCGTCACGCGTTCTTTTTTGCGGTAATCCTCGTATTCGCTGCCGATCAGCAGTTCATGCTGCCAACTGCCGATGTCGAACAGGCCGCGCAGTTCGAGCTGGGTAATGCTGTCATGCCAACCGGTGGAGCGTTCGCGATAGCGGCGGTTGACGGTGTGGCCGTCGGCATTCAGCGCGCGGCTTTCCGAGGCGTCGCCCCACAGGCTGCCCTGTTTGTAGTGGCTGGCGAGGCGCACTTGCCAGGCGTCGTTGAGGTGGTGTTCCACGGCGGCCTGGAGGCGGTTGTTGTGGTTGCGGATGTTGCCGTCGTTGGGCTCGCCGAGGAAGGTCGAGCGGGACATGCCATGGGGCGCAACGATGCCACGGTCGAAGGTTGAGCTGTGGCGCACGAACTCGCTTTCCACAAGCAGGCGGGTGTCCGGGTCCAATTGCCAGCTGAAAGATGGCGCGACGAATACGCGCTTGGCGTCAACGTGGTCGCGAAAGCTGTGATTGTCTTCCACCGCCAGGTTCACGCGCGACAGCATGCGGCCGTCGCTGTCCAGTGGCGTGTTCACATCAAGGGCTGTGCGGTAGCGGTCCCAGCTGCCGGCACTGGTTTGCACGGTGGTGAAGGCTTGCGGTTGGGGTTCTTTGCTGACGATGTTGACGGTGCCGCCGGGATCGCCACGCCCGTAGAGGCTGGCGGCAGGGCCTTTGAGCACTTCAATGCGCTCGATATTGGCCGCGTCTGGCGTGCTCGGGTAGCCACGGTTGGCGCTGAAACCATCCTGGTAGAACTGCGAAGTAGTGAAGCCGCGCACGCTGTACTCGTAAAGCGTCAGGCCGCCGAAGTTGTTTTGCTTGGACACGCCGCCGGCAAATTCCAGGGCGCGTTCCACGCTGGTGCTGCCCAAGTCGTTGAGCACCGTGGCGGGAATCACGCTGATCGATTGTGGGATGTCACGCAGGGCCGTGTCAGTTTTGGTCGCGCTGGCAGAGCGGGTGGCGCGATAGCCTTTGACGGGGCCCGTGGCAGATTCATAGGGGTCGCCGGTGACGCTGATGGTGTCCAGTTCGACAGTGTTGTCTTGGAGGTAGTTGTCTTCGGCGTAGGCGGGGTCGAGCAGCAATCCCAAGGCCAAACCAGCCAGTGGGGTAAATCTACGAGGCGGCATAATAGAACGTTCCAATGTCTATATTGAAACAATATAACATGCCTAATGAGAATGGATTTCTTTTGAAATATTACGTTACAGGAGCCCGTGAACGGGCTCCCAATCCCGTTATTCCTCTTCTTTCACCGGCGCCGGCGGTGGACGCAGGCCGATTTCTGCCAGCAGTTTGATCTCTTTGCCGTTGCGCATTACCTGGATTGCCACCTTGTCGGTCGGCTTGATCCGCGCGACCTGGTTCATCGACTTGCGGCCATCACCGGCCGGTTCGCCATCAATGCTCAGGATCACATCGCCCAGTTGCAGGCCGGCTTTCTGGGCCGGGCCGTCGCGGAAGATCCCGGCGACCACGATGCCAGGGCGTCCGGTCAAACCGAACGACTCAGCCAATTCCTTGGTCAGCGGCTGTACTTCGATGCCCAGCCAGCCACGAATCACCTGGCCGTGCTCGATGATCGACTTCATCACTTCCATGGCCAGCTTCACCGGGATCGCAAAACCGATGCCCTGGGAGCCGCCGGATTTGGAGAAAATCGCCGTATTGATGCCGGTCAGGTTGCCATTGGCATCCACCAAGGCGCCGCCGGAGTTGCCCGGGTTGATCGCTGCGTCGGTCTGGATAAAGTCTTCGTAGCTGTTGAGCCCCAACTGATTACGCCCGGTGGCGCTGATGATGCCCATGGTCACCGTCTGGCCGACGCCAAACGGGTTGCCGATCGCCAGTGCCACGTCACCGACGCGCAGCCCTTCAGAGCGGCCGATGGTGATCGAGGGCAGGCTTTTCAAATCGATCTTCAGCACCGCGAGGTCGGTTTCCGGGTCGCTGCCAACCACACGGGCCAGGGTTTCGCGCCCGTCGCGCAGGGCCACGACGATCTGGTCGGCACCCGTGGTCACGTGGTTGTTGGTGAGGATGTAGCCTTCGGGGCTCATGATCACCCCGGAACCCAGGCTGGATTCCATGCGGCGCTGCTTGGGGCCGTTGTCGCCAAAATAGCGGCGAAATTGCGGGTCTTCAAACAGCGGATGTGCCGGTTTGTTGATGACCTTGGTGGTGTACAGGTTGACCACGGCGGGCGCGGCGATGACCACAGCGTCCGCATAAGTCACCGGACCTTGCACCACCGAACTGGTTTGCGGAGCCTGTTGCAGGTTCACATCAAGGCTGGGTAGGCCCACCCACTGGGGATAACGCTGAATAATCAGCATCGCGATCAGCACGCCAGCCAACAATGGCCATCCAAAAAAACGCAGTGCCTTGAGCATCAAGTAAGTCCTGACAGGTTGCAGGGGGCGGGAGAGCGCCCATAATGTCGCGC encodes:
- a CDS encoding TonB-dependent siderophore receptor gives rise to the protein MPPRRFTPLAGLALGLLLDPAYAEDNYLQDNTVELDTISVTGDPYESATGPVKGYRATRSASATKTDTALRDIPQSISVIPATVLNDLGSTSVERALEFAGGVSKQNNFGGLTLYEYSVRGFTTSQFYQDGFSANRGYPSTPDAANIERIEVLKGPAASLYGRGDPGGTVNIVSKEPQPQAFTTVQTSAGSWDRYRTALDVNTPLDSDGRMLSRVNLAVEDNHSFRDHVDAKRVFVAPSFSWQLDPDTRLLVESEFVRHSSTFDRGIVAPHGMSRSTFLGEPNDGNIRNHNNRLQAAVEHHLNDAWQVRLASHYKQGSLWGDASESRALNADGHTVNRRYRERSTGWHDSITQLELRGLFDIGSWQHELLIGSEYEDYRKKERVTAIAGSLYPIDIYKPIYGQAKPNGARSGTDVFEQVKSQALNLQDQIVFTDRLRGMLGARFEHVEQSTDDFTRNHAKSRQTHDALTQRAGLLYQLTPQVGVFANASTSFKPNNGLDAGGKSFEPEEGVGYEIGLKSELFDDRLSTTLAAFHIEKKNVLALDPATDTQRAMGKARSQGVDLQLSGQVTDAVRVIGAFAYIDAEVTKGDKAIPTGSRILGVAKRSASLLGVYEFQNGVLRGSDLGAAFTYVGDRSGEAGSRFELPAYHTVDLLAHYKASDSVTVGLNLNNLFDEKYYERSYSNYWVTPGEPRNVTVSLTLNL
- the algW gene encoding Do family serine endopeptidase AlgW, which codes for MLKALRFFGWPLLAGVLIAMLIIQRYPQWVGLPSLDVNLQQAPQTSSVVQGPVTYADAVVIAAPAVVNLYTTKVINKPAHPLFEDPQFRRYFGDNGPKQRRMESSLGSGVIMSPEGYILTNNHVTTGADQIVVALRDGRETLARVVGSDPETDLAVLKIDLKSLPSITIGRSEGLRVGDVALAIGNPFGVGQTVTMGIISATGRNQLGLNSYEDFIQTDAAINPGNSGGALVDANGNLTGINTAIFSKSGGSQGIGFAIPVKLAMEVMKSIIEHGQVIRGWLGIEVQPLTKELAESFGLTGRPGIVVAGIFRDGPAQKAGLQLGDVILSIDGEPAGDGRKSMNQVARIKPTDKVAIQVMRNGKEIKLLAEIGLRPPPAPVKEEE